The Pantoea phytobeneficialis genomic sequence TCGGCCTGGCCTTCATCCATCTCTGGATTGTTTTGCAACAGCCAGTCAGTAAAGGCATCGGCCATATCGAGCATTTTGTCCCAGGCATCTGCGTCTTTTTTATTGGCAAACGTCATTTTCTCTTCACCCTTTCTGACCACAACATATTTGGTTTCGACTGCCATGATGCACCTCGTTAACTGTATTTATATACAGTATATTCCGAATTATCGTTGCCAGGCAATGGTTTTTTGCCTGTCAGGCGATCAATTCCTGCAAAAAATCCGCGAGTGCTTTGCGCGGATCATCCTCTTCAGAGACGATCATCTCAATCCCCCACTGCCCCAGCACCTCTTTCGCCACCGGATTATTGCGATTGGTAAACAGGTAAGATTTCGGTCGCGCCGATGCCAGCCCGGTACGCCCCCACATCTTGGTCAGGCGATAGAACAACAGACGGATGTTGAAATCGCTGATGCTGTAGCCCACAAACAACACCGAGTTGCCCATCACATCATGTGTCAGCTTAATGTCCAGCGGCGAATCGAAGTACAGTCGTTCAAAATAGCTGCTTTCATCGAGGACAATCGAGGTGTCATCGTCAAAATCACCATGTAATTTGATGATATGCCGCTTATCTTCAGTGAGCGACACCAGATCGGCGGCATTTGCGACCTTACTGTAGGGCACGCCATGCGCCTCGTGCGCCATCTCCAGCCAGCGATCGTAATTGGTCGTGTAGATACGCGAAAAATTACCCTGAGTGATCATGGTATGGATTTCGGAGCTGCGCACATCAATATCCGGGCGATGCCATTCACGATCCATCCAACTGCGTAACGGGCCGAGCGACCCTTTACGCTGCTTGTAATATTCCGCCAGCGACAGATGCGTACCGTAAGTATTGAAAATTTTCGGATCGTAGCCCAGTTCATTGGCGAGATGCGCAATCAGCTCATGCCACTCCGGCAGGCCGAGGTTACGCGAAATCCCGGCCCCGGCAAACAGAATCAGCTTGCCAGCATCGTAGGCGCGTTTCAGTTCCGGTTTCATGCCAATCCCCGTGACGTTTTCAAAAATGTGGCGAAGCGATCCAGCGCCAGGCGACGCATGGAAATCTCGTTTTTCAGCTCGCCCATCTCGGCAAAGGTTTGGTTGTGTCCTTCCGGGATAAACACGCAATCCCACTGAAACTGGCGCGGTCCCGCCGCCTGCGCAGCAATGGTGCCACGAACTTCACCTTCAAACAGGTACATTTTGCGGCCATCGCAATAACCCAATACGGTTTTGGCGGTCACGCTTTGGCTCTCCAGCCCTTGCACCAGCTTGGTAAAACGTTCCGCCTCGAGGCGATTCCAGAAAATGCGGGTCAGTCCGGCCGGTAAGCCGTTTAACCCGTCGAGATACAGGCCAGTATGCTCAACAAACAACGGGCGACCGATAATCGAGAACGCCTTGGTGAGCTTATCGCGCACCAGTTCGACTTCATTTTCGGTCTGGATCTCTTCGATACGGCGCGCGATGGGGATCACCTCGACACCGACCGGCTCAAGGATGGTGCGGACTTCAGCCAGTTTATGCTCATTTGCCGACAGGAAGCGTATTTTCATTGCAACCAGTTGATTTTTAATGGGTGGATTGCAGCAGTTATGATTGTATGACGCAGGATAGCTGCTTTTTGTGACGGCGGTTTTAGTCCCGCCGTGTTTGTGAGGATAGTGCAGTTTATTTTGAATGCAACTGTTTGACCAATAAGTAGCGGCGCGATTTATCGCGCTTTATCAGGTAGTTCCTGCACATGATGAATATTCGTTACAGCACCCTCGCCAAAAAGCGCTTCGTCCTTTCATGACGCGGTTGGTTGAGCACCTGCTGGCTGCTGCCCTGCTCGACAATCCGGCCATCCACCATAAACACTACGTTATCCGCCACTTCACGGGCGAAACCGATCTCATGGGTGACGATCACCAGCGTAGTGCCGGACCTCGCCAGTTTCTTGATCACATCCAGCACCTCGCCCACCAGTTCCGGGTCAAGCGCCGAGGTGGGTTCATCAAACAGCATCACGCGCGGATTAAGCATCAACGCGCGGGCAATGGCGATACGCTGCTGCTGCCCCCCTGAAAGATGGCGCGGCCAGGCATCCGCCTTATGGCGCAGGCCAACGATATCCAACAGCTCGCCCGCACGGGTGATCGCTTCGCGGCGCGAGAGCTGACGATGGGCAATCGGCGCTTCAATTAAGTTTTCCAGCACCGTCAAATGGGGAAACAGATTGAAATTCTGAAACACGTAGCCCACGTTAATGCGCTGACGCAGAATAGCTTTCTCTTTTAATTCATAGAGTTTATCGCCCCGACGCTGATAACCAATGTAATCGCCATCAATCTGGATAAACCCTTCATCCACCCGCTCCAGATGATTAATGGTGCGCAGCAGCGTCGATTTTCCCGAACCGGACGGCCCGAGGATCACGGTGACGGAACCGGGAGCGAGTTCCAGCGACACATCATCCAGCGCCTGATGTTTGCCAAAAAACTTGCTGACATGGGTGATGCTGATGGCACCGGTGGCATGGAGATTACGGTAATCAATGGCTTCGGACATGGGAGAGATCCTCAGTAGTGGCGCGGTTGCGCCATTGACGCCAGCGCGAGGGTTGCGGTTCGCGGGTGACGCTGCGCGCCAGCCAGCGTTCAACGCTGTGCTGCAATAACGACAACACGGTGGTGATAATCAGATACCAGGCAGCCCCAACCATCAGCAGCGGGATCACCTGCTGCGTGCGGTTGTAAATCATCTGGATGGTGTAAAAAAGTTCAGGCATCGCCAGCACATAAACCATCGCCGTGCCTTTGGCGAGGCTGATGATTTCATTAAATGCAGTGGGGATGATGGCGCGCAGCGCCTGCGGCAGAATGATGCGGAAGGTACGACGCGAAGAGGACAAACCCAGCGCCGAGGCAGCTTCAAACTGCCCGTGATCCACACCGAGAAAGCCACCGCGAATGATTTCGGCGCTGTAGGCGCTTTGTACCAGCGTCAGGCCGATCACCGCTGCCGGGAACTGCCCCAGCACGTTGATGGTCTGGAAATGCCCCCACGACAACGTGGTAAAGGGAATGCCGAAGGAGAGCGTGTCGTATAAGTAGGAGAAGTTATACAGAATGATCAGCACCACAATCAGCGGCAGCGAACGAAACAGCCAGATATAACCAAACGCCAGCCAGCTCAGCAACCACGAGGATGACAGCCGTGCCAGCGCCAGCAGGCCGCCGAAGATCAGGCTGAACACGGTGCCAAACAGCGTCAGCAACAGGGTTTGTCCCAGCCCGCTGAGGATCACCGGATCGAAAAACCAGCGGGCAAATACGCCCCATTCCCAGCGCGGGTTAAACGCCACCGACTCAATCACCCCGGCGAGGATAAACAGCGCAACAATCGCTCCGAAGGTGCGCGCCGGATAGCGCGCCGGGACCACAGTTAAAGGTTGTGCGGATTTCATGCAGGCTCCTTGCTGTGCACATCAATCACTTTCAGGAAGCGCAAGCGCCCGTCATGTGGCGGCTGGCCGTAGATCTCCATATCGTCACGCAGTTCAAACTGCGGCTGATAACCGTGGCCGATATACAAACGCACCGCTTCCGGCTGGCGGAAACCGGTGGTGAGGAAAATACGTTGATAACCGGCGCGCAGCGCGCGCCGTTCCAGTTCCTGCAAAATCAGCAGCGCCAGCCCCTGACGGCGCAGGTCGCTACGTGTCCAGATCCGTTTGAATTCAGCGGTGTGGTCGTCATAGGGTTTGTACGCCCCCATAGCAATGATCTCGCCGTCCCGTTCCAGCACAATAAACAACCCATGCGGCGCTAAGTACCATTCGGTCTGTTCCACTTCTTTGCTGTTGCGGAAGAAATCACCGTAGCGCGCCTCATATTCGCCGAATAATCCGGTGAGAATTGGCTGTAACTCGGGCGCTTCCGGCGACACTTCACGGAAAACTTGTTGGCTCATGCCGCCTCCTTAATCGCCCAGACCCGCCGGATTCACTTCCGAGCGGTCGATATGTTCGACACCCTCACCCCAGCGATTAAGTACCTTGAGATAGTCGCCGTTCTGCATCACGCCATTCAGCGCGGTGCTGATCGGTTCCGCCAGACCGCTGCCTTTCTTCACCGTCACCGCGATGTGCGCCGCTTTCGGCCAACCACCGTCGACGCTGCCGACTAAACGCGTCTGTCCGGTCAGGGCCGCTTTCCAGGCACCAATCACGTTGGGGCCGAAGTAAGCGTCAGCCCGGCCCGATTGCAATGCGAGGGTTTGTGCCGCGTCATCTTTGGTATAAATCGGCGTGAACGGTTTCAGACCTTTGGCCTGATTGGCTTTGTCCCACGCCAGCAAAATCGCTTCCTGATTGGTGCCGGAGCCGACGATGATGCGCAGCCCGGCGATATCTTCCGCTTTGGTGAGGGATTTTATCGGGCTGCTGGTTTTGACATAGAAACCGAGCGAGTCCTTGCGATAAGTGGCGAAATCGAAGCGTTCTTTACGTTCTTTGGTCACGGTGATGTTGCTGATGGCGGCATCGTATTTACCGGAAGCCACGCCGAGCGGCCAGTCCTCCCATGAGGTTGGTACGATCTTCAGCTTCAGCCCGAGGCTATCCGCCACCAGCCGGGCAATATCCACTTCGCTGCCCAACAGGGTTTTGTTGTCATCGCTAAACACCGTCAGTGGCGGTGAGTTCTGCGCCGCCACCGCCACGGTAAAGGTGCCGGGCGCGGCGAAATGGTGTCCGGCGGGGATCTGTGCCACGGCAGCACTGTTTTTGCTGGTGTTGATCGGGGTTTTGTTCGCTTCAAGGCTGACCTGCTGGCCGTTCAGCGCCACCTCTTCGGCGAGGGCGGCAGCGCTGCTGGTCAGTAATAACAGGGCGATGAGGGAGATCTTCTTCTGCATAGCATCAACTCGCTTTTATTGTTGTGTGAACTGATTAACCGGATCGGACAGACCGAAGCTGGCACGCAGCGTGGTCCCAGGGTATTCAAGGCGTGACAAACCGCGTGACTGCAAAATCGGCACGACGCGGTCAACAAAACGTTCGAAGCTATCCGGCGTACCGCCGTTAATAATGAAACCGTCAGTTGCTGCACTTTCGAACCACAGTTGCAGGCCATCCGCCACCTGTTCTGGCGTACCGTGGAACAGAGGGCGCGGCGTGGCCGCCTCCAGCGCCGCCTGACGCAGCGTGTGGCCGTTCTCGCGGGCTTTACGTTTGATTTCATCGGTGGTGCTACGGAAACTGTTCTGACCGATATCACCGATATCGGGGAAGGGTTCATCCAGCGGGTATTGCGAGAAATCGTGGTGGTCGAAGAAGCGACCAAGGTAATTCAGTGCATCCTTAATCGACACCAGCGCGGCAGTGGTTTGATACTGACGCTCCACATCCTCGGCATCATCACCCACAATCACCCCAACCCCCTGGAAGATATGCAGATCCTCGGGCTGGCGGCCATTGGCGACCAGCTGCTTTTTCACATCGCGGTAGAATGCCTGGGCCTCTTCGCGCGTCGGCTGATGGGTGAAAATGGCGTCAGCGTGTCGTGCTGCCAGCTTTTTACCATCTTCGGAGGCACCGGCCTGAAAGATAATCGGACGCCCCTGCGGCGTGCGCGCGATATTCAGTGGCCCCTGCACCTGGAAGAAATCACCGTGATGGTTGAGGGTGTGCAGTTTGGTGGCATCGAAGAACTGCCCACTCTCTTTATTGCGCACAAAGGCATCCTCTTCCCACGAATCCCACAGCCCTTTCACCACCTGCAAATATTCGTCGGCGATGCGATAACGCAATGCATGCTCAGGATGCTGCTGGCGCGAGAAGTTTTTCGCCGACCCTTCCAGCGGCGAGGTCACCACGTTCCAACCCGCACGTCCCCCGCTCAGATGGTCAAGGCTGGCGAACTGACGCGCCACGGTAAAAGGTTCGCTGTAGGAGGTGGAGACGGTGCCCACCAGGCCGAGATGCTGGGTGACGCCCGCCAGGGCTGACAGCAGCGTCAGGGGTTCAAAACGGTTAAGAAAATGCGGGATCGACTTGTCATTGATAAACAGGCCGTCGGCAACAAACAGGAAATCCAGCTTGCCCTGCTCCGCTTTGCGCGCAATCTGTTTGGCATAATCAATATTGATGCTGGCATCGGCCAGCGCCGCCGGATGACGCCAGGCAGACATGTTGCCGGATGCACCATGCAGAATGGTGCCCAGTCGAAGTTGTCTTACAGTCATAATGGTCCCTCTTTAGCCATAGCGAAGCCTGACGGCATCGCGCAGGATGCCGCTACAGGTGAATATCGGGTTGAAGAATGGGTTAATTCAGAATGGCGTCACGACATCGGGCATTGAGATGTAGCAGCGCCTGCTGCGCCAGTTGCGTGAAATAACTGGCAGCAGGGGCGATCAGCGCTTCATCCGGGTTAAACCCACCATGATGCAGGCCAAAATCGCTGGCGCTGCCGATGCTGACAAAAGCGCCGGGGATCTGTTGCAGATAAAAGGCGAAGTCCTCGCCACCGAGATGCAGATCGGCGGTTTGCACGCGATAGCCCGCCTGCTGCGCCACGTTACTGGCGAAAGCAGCCCAATGCGCGTCGTTCTCCAGCACCGGTGGCCCGGCGTGCCAGCTCAGGCTGGCGCTGGCTCCGGCGGCAGCCGCCACATTCTCGACCAGACGGCGCACCCGTTGTTCCAGCTGCTGCCGCACTTGCCGGTCGTGGGTACGGGCTGTTCCACCAAATTCGACCTCACCCGGCAGCACGTTCCAGGTTTTTCCGCCATCGATGCGGGTGACGCTCAGCACCAGGCTATCGAGCGTATTAAAGCTGCGGCTGGTCAATGATTGCAGCGCCTGAATAATCTGGCTGGCGACCAGGATACTGTCCACTCCCTGTTCCGGGTGTGCGGCATGCGCGCCGGTACCGCTGACGCGGATCACAAAGCGATCGGCATTGGCATAAAAAGCGCCAGCGCGCGTGGCGAAGGTGCCGGTGGGCAAGCCAGGCTCGTTATGCATCCCAAAAATCGCCTGCACATCCTGCAACACGCCAGCTTTGATGAATTGCCGTGCGCCGGTGGCGTTCTCTTCACCGGGTTGAAACAGGATACGAATACGCCCCGTTAGCTGCGCCTCCTGGGCCTTCAGTTGCAGCGCCGCACCCAGCATCACCGCGCTGTGCACATCATGACCGCAGGCATGCATCACACCGGTATGACGCGAACGAAACGGCAGGCCAGTGGCCTCATGAATCGGCAAACCATCGATATCGGCGCGCAGCGCAATCACCGTATCACCCTGACCGATCTCCGCCACCACACCGGTTTCCAGTGCATAACCCAGCAACCGTATTCCGGCGGCTTGTAGCCAGCCGCGCAGACGGGCGGTGGTTTCCACTTCGTGACTGGAGAGTTCCGGCCAACTGCGCAGCTCGCGTCGCCAGTCAATCAGCTGTTGTTGCGAAAATTGCGTCATAGGATGTCTCCGGGGATGTTGCTCAGGCCGCGACCAGACGATGGGTTGCCAGCAGTTCAAGGGATTTCAGGCGGGCTTGCTCTTCCACCACCGGCGAATCAATCACAAACTCATCAATGCCGAAGTTCTGATGCAGCGCCTCCAATTGGGCGTGTACCTGTGCGGCGGTGCCTTTCAGTAACGACGGGGTACGGGGTTCAATCACGTAATCGCTGTATCCCCCCTGACGCACATAACGTTCCGCTTGCTCCAGACTGGCAACATTCACGCTCTGGCCACCCTGCACGTTGACGTGAAAGAAACGCAGATTACTGACCAGCAGGTCAGCCGCTGCCGGTGAATCCGCCACCACCACCTGCACCGCCACCAGCGCTCGCTGGCCGTTGCTGCGCTGGTGGTAACGCGTGAGTACCCGCTCCATCAATGCACGGTCGCCATTCAGATGCGCGGCGAACACCAGTTGCCAGCCAAGATCGGCTGCCAGCCGGGCACTCTCTTCGCTGGCCCCCAGCAGAAAGCGATTGGCCGGGCGGGTGGGTTGCGGTGTGGCGACCAGTGATTCTTCATCATGTTGTTGCGTTGCGGGCTGAAGCCAGCCATCCAGCAGCGCCAGTTGTTCGGCAAAACTGCCTTTTTCAGCGGCATGGACACCGAGTTGCAATGCACGCGTCGACAGCGGCAGACCACCGGGCGCTTTACCTACGCCAAGATCGATCCGGCCCGGTGCCAGTGAGGCCAGCAGGTTGAAGTTTTCTGCCACTTTATACGGGCTGTAGTGCTGCAACATCACGCCACCGGAACCCACGCGAATATGGCGCGTCTGACCGATAATCCACGCCATCAGCAACTCAGGTGACGGGCTGGCTAACTGGGTAGAATTATGGTGTTCCGCCAACCAGAACCGATGATATCCCCAGGCTTCCGCCTGCTGCGCCAAATGCAGGGTGCGATGCAGCGCGCCAGTCGCACCCTCTCCTTCCGCTATCGGCGATTTATCCAGCAAACTCAGTCGGTATGACATGCGCCTTATCCTTTTCCATCGTGAATATGGCGGCTAGTGTGGAACGGGGAATAACGTTCGTAAAACAACAAAATCGACAAAGTGAATTAAGAAAATGGAAATGGTCAGCCCTGTTCAGTTACACAGGAATGCAACATACTCGGGCAGGTCGAAATGGTTCGGCACCGCTAAATGGAGATTGCGTACATGACAACAGCCATCGAAACACACCACCCTTTGTCCGCCGCAGACCGCACGCAGGAAGTACAAATCCTTGCGGCGCTGGAGCAGCATCGCAACACTTTCCAGGGATCTATCCCGGAGTGGTATGACGCGCTGCTGGAACAGACGCCGATCGCGGCAGGCATGATAACGGAGCCGGTCAATACCGACACCGTCAATGGCTGGTGGGTGAAGCCGGAAACCGCATCCAGCCAGCGGGCGTTGGTGTTTATCCACGGCGGGGGCTATGCCCTCGGCAGCGCACGCGCCTATCGCGGTTTTGCCAGTCAGATAGCGGCACGCACCGGTATCGCCACTTTCGTGCCGGACTACCCGTTGACCCCGAATCACCCTTTCCCGGCAGCCCCCCAGGCCATTTCCCAGATTCCGACATGGCTCGCAGCGCAAGGGATCACGCGATATGCGTTAATCGGTGATTCGGCTGGTGCTGGCCTGGCATTGGGCTTATTACAAAACCCTGCCGTGTGTGCTGAAGTGAGTTCAGCCGTGGTGTTTTCGCCGTATCTCGATCTGGCATTTACTGGCGATTCGTTCAATAACCCGGAGACGTACGATCCGATTTTCCGCCCGGAAGTCCTGACCCAACTGGCCGCAACTTACCTGAACGGTAACGATCCCACCACGCCACTGGCCTCACCGCTATACGGCGTGCCGGAAGTATTACCACCGCTGGCGATTCAGGTTGGAACCGATGAGTTGTTGCTGGATGATGCCACCCGTTATGCCGCAGCGGCTGCCGCGCGGGGTGGCGAGGTACGGTTGGATATTTATGAAGGGATGCATCATGTGTTTCAGGGCGATATTGCCCTCGGCGCGGCGCGTCATGCGCTGGATGCAGCGGCCGCATTTATTACGCGTCACTGGCGTTAATTCTGCGCGATAAATCGCGCCGCTACCGATCGTTCGCTTTGTAGCGCGCGCGATTTATCACGCATTTTTACCCACCCCGCCATTTATTTTTTCCGGCAAAGCTTAGTGCATTTCCTTTGTTCAACTCCGCGCCGCGGCATTCGATGATGAAAACCGCCCGTCGGGTAATTGATAACAAAGGAATTCACCATCATGAAGCAACGTTTTCACTTGCAGGCATTAACTTTCGCCCTGCTGACCGGGATCTTTAGCGCGCAGGCAGCCGACACGCCGGTAAAAGGCGGGACGCTGATTTATCTGGAACAACAACCGCATACCAACCTCTATCCCCCCGCTGGCGGATTCTACCCGAACGGCGGCATTCTCAATCAGATTACCGACAAACTCACCTGGCAAAACCCAAAAACTTTGCAGGTTGAACCGTGGATAGCCGAAAGCTGGAGCAGCAACGCCGATAAAACCGAATACACCTTTAAAATTCGTCCGGGCGTGACCTTCTCCGATGGCACACCGTTAGATGCCAACGCCGTGGCAAAAAACTTCGATACTTACGGGCTGGGTAATAAAGCGCAGCGCCTGCCGGTTTCTGAGGTGATCAACAACTACGATCACAGCGAAGTCATTGATCCTCTGACGGTGA encodes the following:
- a CDS encoding amino acid ABC transporter permease, producing MKSAQPLTVVPARYPARTFGAIVALFILAGVIESVAFNPRWEWGVFARWFFDPVILSGLGQTLLLTLFGTVFSLIFGGLLALARLSSSWLLSWLAFGYIWLFRSLPLIVVLIILYNFSYLYDTLSFGIPFTTLSWGHFQTINVLGQFPAAVIGLTLVQSAYSAEIIRGGFLGVDHGQFEAASALGLSSSRRTFRIILPQALRAIIPTAFNEIISLAKGTAMVYVLAMPELFYTIQMIYNRTQQVIPLLMVGAAWYLIITTVLSLLQHSVERWLARSVTREPQPSRWRQWRNRATTEDLSHVRSH
- a CDS encoding amino acid ABC transporter ATP-binding protein; translation: MSEAIDYRNLHATGAISITHVSKFFGKHQALDDVSLELAPGSVTVILGPSGSGKSTLLRTINHLERVDEGFIQIDGDYIGYQRRGDKLYELKEKAILRQRINVGYVFQNFNLFPHLTVLENLIEAPIAHRQLSRREAITRAGELLDIVGLRHKADAWPRHLSGGQQQRIAIARALMLNPRVMLFDEPTSALDPELVGEVLDVIKKLARSGTTLVIVTHEIGFAREVADNVVFMVDGRIVEQGSSQQVLNQPRHERTKRFLARVL
- a CDS encoding SIR2 family protein; this encodes MKPELKRAYDAGKLILFAGAGISRNLGLPEWHELIAHLANELGYDPKIFNTYGTHLSLAEYYKQRKGSLGPLRSWMDREWHRPDIDVRSSEIHTMITQGNFSRIYTTNYDRWLEMAHEAHGVPYSKVANAADLVSLTEDKRHIIKLHGDFDDDTSIVLDESSYFERLYFDSPLDIKLTHDVMGNSVLFVGYSISDFNIRLLFYRLTKMWGRTGLASARPKSYLFTNRNNPVAKEVLGQWGIEMIVSEEDDPRKALADFLQELIA
- a CDS encoding GNAT family N-acetyltransferase, whose product is MSQQVFREVSPEAPELQPILTGLFGEYEARYGDFFRNSKEVEQTEWYLAPHGLFIVLERDGEIIAMGAYKPYDDHTAEFKRIWTRSDLRRQGLALLILQELERRALRAGYQRIFLTTGFRQPEAVRLYIGHGYQPQFELRDDMEIYGQPPHDGRLRFLKVIDVHSKEPA
- a CDS encoding non-canonical purine NTP pyrophosphatase; this translates as MKIRFLSANEHKLAEVRTILEPVGVEVIPIARRIEEIQTENEVELVRDKLTKAFSIIGRPLFVEHTGLYLDGLNGLPAGLTRIFWNRLEAERFTKLVQGLESQSVTAKTVLGYCDGRKMYLFEGEVRGTIAAQAAGPRQFQWDCVFIPEGHNQTFAEMGELKNEISMRRLALDRFATFLKTSRGLA
- a CDS encoding alpha/beta hydrolase fold domain-containing protein; the encoded protein is MTTAIETHHPLSAADRTQEVQILAALEQHRNTFQGSIPEWYDALLEQTPIAAGMITEPVNTDTVNGWWVKPETASSQRALVFIHGGGYALGSARAYRGFASQIAARTGIATFVPDYPLTPNHPFPAAPQAISQIPTWLAAQGITRYALIGDSAGAGLALGLLQNPAVCAEVSSAVVFSPYLDLAFTGDSFNNPETYDPIFRPEVLTQLAATYLNGNDPTTPLASPLYGVPEVLPPLAIQVGTDELLLDDATRYAAAAAARGGEVRLDIYEGMHHVFQGDIALGAARHALDAAAAFITRHWR
- a CDS encoding ABC transporter substrate-binding protein yields the protein MQKKISLIALLLLTSSAAALAEEVALNGQQVSLEANKTPINTSKNSAAVAQIPAGHHFAAPGTFTVAVAAQNSPPLTVFSDDNKTLLGSEVDIARLVADSLGLKLKIVPTSWEDWPLGVASGKYDAAISNITVTKERKERFDFATYRKDSLGFYVKTSSPIKSLTKAEDIAGLRIIVGSGTNQEAILLAWDKANQAKGLKPFTPIYTKDDAAQTLALQSGRADAYFGPNVIGAWKAALTGQTRLVGSVDGGWPKAAHIAVTVKKGSGLAEPISTALNGVMQNGDYLKVLNRWGEGVEHIDRSEVNPAGLGD
- a CDS encoding MsnO8 family LLM class oxidoreductase; protein product: MSYRLSLLDKSPIAEGEGATGALHRTLHLAQQAEAWGYHRFWLAEHHNSTQLASPSPELLMAWIIGQTRHIRVGSGGVMLQHYSPYKVAENFNLLASLAPGRIDLGVGKAPGGLPLSTRALQLGVHAAEKGSFAEQLALLDGWLQPATQQHDEESLVATPQPTRPANRFLLGASEESARLAADLGWQLVFAAHLNGDRALMERVLTRYHQRSNGQRALVAVQVVVADSPAAADLLVSNLRFFHVNVQGGQSVNVASLEQAERYVRQGGYSDYVIEPRTPSLLKGTAAQVHAQLEALHQNFGIDEFVIDSPVVEEQARLKSLELLATHRLVAA
- a CDS encoding LLM class flavin-dependent oxidoreductase gives rise to the protein MTVRQLRLGTILHGASGNMSAWRHPAALADASINIDYAKQIARKAEQGKLDFLFVADGLFINDKSIPHFLNRFEPLTLLSALAGVTQHLGLVGTVSTSYSEPFTVARQFASLDHLSGGRAGWNVVTSPLEGSAKNFSRQQHPEHALRYRIADEYLQVVKGLWDSWEEDAFVRNKESGQFFDATKLHTLNHHGDFFQVQGPLNIARTPQGRPIIFQAGASEDGKKLAARHADAIFTHQPTREEAQAFYRDVKKQLVANGRQPEDLHIFQGVGVIVGDDAEDVERQYQTTAALVSIKDALNYLGRFFDHHDFSQYPLDEPFPDIGDIGQNSFRSTTDEIKRKARENGHTLRQAALEAATPRPLFHGTPEQVADGLQLWFESAATDGFIINGGTPDSFERFVDRVVPILQSRGLSRLEYPGTTLRASFGLSDPVNQFTQQ
- a CDS encoding amidohydrolase yields the protein MTQFSQQQLIDWRRELRSWPELSSHEVETTARLRGWLQAAGIRLLGYALETGVVAEIGQGDTVIALRADIDGLPIHEATGLPFRSRHTGVMHACGHDVHSAVMLGAALQLKAQEAQLTGRIRILFQPGEENATGARQFIKAGVLQDVQAIFGMHNEPGLPTGTFATRAGAFYANADRFVIRVSGTGAHAAHPEQGVDSILVASQIIQALQSLTSRSFNTLDSLVLSVTRIDGGKTWNVLPGEVEFGGTARTHDRQVRQQLEQRVRRLVENVAAAAGASASLSWHAGPPVLENDAHWAAFASNVAQQAGYRVQTADLHLGGEDFAFYLQQIPGAFVSIGSASDFGLHHGGFNPDEALIAPAASYFTQLAQQALLHLNARCRDAILN